ATGCCCTGCGTTATGCAGTTGAAGGACATTTACTGAATATCAAGATCACGCAGCATCAGGATCAACTTCAGATTGAATTCCAAGATCAGGGGCCTGGTGTGGCGGATGAATTTTTACCTCATATTTTCGAGCGTTTTTCCAGAGCAGAAACCTCAAGAGCAAGGCATTTTGGTGGTAGTGGTCTGGGCTTATCGATTGCCAAAGCCATTTGTGAAGCACACGGTGGAACCATAGAGGCATTTAAATTGCCGAACGCAGGCATGCGGTTTCTAATATTATTGCCGATTAACTGAATTTATCTATCTTGACCATTTCTTGATAATTTCTAAAACGAATCTCGATATGACGCTTTGATACTAGTGATATTCGTTCATTAGAGATAATCCGTTATGTGTCATTCTAATATTACTCAATTCATAATCAGAAATAGTCTGATTTTGCTAGGTACGTTGTTTTTACTAGCGGGATGTGGAGATAACAAAAACACGGCTACAGAGCAATCACCTCGGCCCGTCAAAACCATCGAAGTCGCTTTTCAGAATGGCAACAATAGTATTGTTCAAACAGGGGAGATCCGTCCGCGCACTGAAACTACGCTCGGGTTTCGTTTGGATGGTCGAGTTCTAACTCGTTCGGTAGATATTGGTTCAAGAGTCAAATCTGGGGATATTCTCGCGACGATTGATCCTCGAGACAGTGAAAACCAATTACAAAATGCACAGTCGGAATTAGCGAGTGCTATCTCAGCGGAGCGGTTGGCTAAAAGCAATTTAGCTCGCATGAAAACATTAGCACCGGGAAGGGCTATCGCACCTGTCGAACTGGATCAGGCTCAGTCCAATTGGGAATCTGCAGTTTCTCGTCGGGACAGTGCCCAGACTGCGGTAAAAAGCGCAAAAGAACGGCTGAGTTTTACCCGTCTGACGGCAACAGAATCTGGTGTGATCACCACAGTGAGTGCAAATCCAGGGCAAGTCGTCAGTGCCGGACAAGAGGTGGTGAAAATAGCTGCACTCGCTGAACGGGATGCGGTATTTGATGTGCCTGAACGACTATTGAATCAGCAGAATGCAGATCCAGTAGTGACTGTTTCACTGTTATCAGATCC
This DNA window, taken from uncultured Tolumonas sp., encodes the following:
- a CDS encoding efflux RND transporter periplasmic adaptor subunit; translation: MCHSNITQFIIRNSLILLGTLFLLAGCGDNKNTATEQSPRPVKTIEVAFQNGNNSIVQTGEIRPRTETTLGFRLDGRVLTRSVDIGSRVKSGDILATIDPRDSENQLQNAQSELASAISAERLAKSNLARMKTLAPGRAIAPVELDQAQSNWESAVSRRDSAQTAVKSAKERLSFTRLTATESGVITTVSANPGQVVSAGQEVVKIAALAERDAVFDVPERLLNQQNADPVVTVSLLSDPSLKTIGHIRDISPQADAVTRTFRVRIALDNPPDAFIFGTTVLGTVQLPDLPNIIIPASALTSVGNKPAVYVVDPSSLALQLKPITVARYTETDIFVSEGLVSGDHVVVAGVNKLRPGTKVVMDEESHS